One genomic window of Cricetulus griseus strain 17A/GY chromosome 3, alternate assembly CriGri-PICRH-1.0, whole genome shotgun sequence includes the following:
- the Ssh3 gene encoding protein phosphatase Slingshot homolog 3 isoform X2, translating to MALVTVSRSPPASGHSSPVGPTDRVVRRRGWLQRRQSFAVLRGAVLGLQDGGDGNDSAEADSEPMEEPLCEKQPTEDQTDNGQEFQSPWKQVQRQHLHLMVELLRPQDDIRLAAQLEAARPPRLRYLLVVSTGECLSQETILLGVDFPDSSSHSCTLGLVLPLWSDAQVYLDGDGGFSVTSGGQSRIFKPVSIQTMWATLQVLHQACEAALGSGLVPGGSALVWATHYMEKVNSDQGCLNEWMAMSDLESLRPPIAEPGQASEQEQMEQAILAELWQVLDTSDLESVTSKEIRQALELRLGCPLQQYRDFIDNQMLLLMAQQDRASRIFPHLYLGSEWNAANLEELQRNSPGDAALTCVKGLNSMAICPTKHTQWCRDEVSKTRGAGGHLPSRRGSCQPGHLFRVSHILNMAREIDNFFPERFTYHNVRVWDEESAQLLPHWKETHRFIERARAQGTRVLVHCKMGVSRSAATVLAYAMKQYGWGLEQALIHVQELRPIVRPNPGFLRQLQTYQGILTASRQSHVWEQKVGVVSPEEPLAPEVSTPLPPLPPEPGGSGEVMVIGSKESQEAPKEELGLRPRINLRGVMRSISLLEPSSEPERTPEAGDLPEVFSSHESSDEEPLHPFPQISTAKGGHSQRAHRGPWPALKSRQSVVALHSAALVASRTRAFQEQGQEQEQREAGMPSTPRLRKVVRQASVDDSREEGGA from the exons ATGGCTCTGGTCACAGTGAGTCGCTCGCCGCCGGCTAGTGGCCACTCCTCGCCTGTGGGACCCACG GACCGAGTGGTCAGGCGTAGAGGCTGGCTCCAGCGCAG GCAGAGTTTTGCAGTGCTCCGAGGAGCTGTCCTGGGACTTCAGGATGGAGGAGATGGTAATGATTCGGCTGAGGCAGACTCTGAGCCAATGGAGGAACCCTTGTGTGAGAAGCAGCCCACTGAGGACCAGACCGACAATGGGCAAGAATTCCAGAGTCCCTGGAAACAAGTGCAAAGGCAGCACCTGCACCTCATGGTGGAGCTGCTGAGGCCACAGGATGACATCCGCCTG GCAGCCCAGCtggaggcagcccggcctccacgACTCCGTTACCTGCTGGTAGTGTCCACTGGAGAGTgtctgagtcaggagaccatcctTCTGGGAGTGGACTTTCCTGACAGCAG TTCCCACAGCTGCACCCTGGGCCTGGTCTTGCCCCTCTGGAGTGACGCCCAGGTGTACCTGGATGGCGATGG GGGCTTCAGTGTGACATCTGGTGGTCAGAGCCGAATCTTCAAGCCAGTCTCCATCCAGACCATGTG GGCCACACTGCAGGTATTGCACCAGGCATGTGAGGCAGCTCTAGGCAGCGGCCTTGTGCCTGGTGGCAGTGCCCTTGTCTGGGCCACGCACTACATGGAGAAAGTGAACTCTGACCAGGGTTGCCTCAATGAGTGGATGGCCATGTCTGACCTGGAGTCCCTGCGACCACCTATTGCTGAGCCTGGACA GGCCTCGGAACAAGAGCAGATGGAGCAGGCGATCCTGGCTGAGCTGTGGCAGGTGTTGGACACCAGTGACCTAGAGAGTGTTACTTCCAAAGAG ATCCGCCAGGCCCTGGAGCTGCGTCTGGGATGCCCTCTTCAGCAGTACCGTGACTTTATTGACAACCAGATGTTGCTGCTTATGGCCCAGCAAGACCGAGCCTCCCGCATCTTCCCCCACCTCTACTTG GGCTCTGAGTGGAATGCTGCCAATCTGGAGGAACTTCAGAGAAACAG TCCTGGGGATGCTGCACTCACTTGTGTCAAAGGCCTCAACAGCATGGCCATTTGCCCCACTAAGCACACACAATGGTGCAGAGATGAGGTCTCTAAGACAAGGGGTGCTGGTGGGCACTTGCCAAGCAGAAGAGGTTCCTGCCAGCCTGGCCACCTCTTCAG GGTTAGCCACATCCTGAACATGGCCCGGGAGATTGACAACTTCTTCCCTGAGCGCTTCACCTATCACAACGTGCGTGTCTGGGACGAGGAATCAGCACAGCTGCTGCCCCACTGGAAGGAGACACACCGCTTCATTGAGCGTGCCAG AGCACAGGGCACTCGGGTGCTAGTCCACTGTAAGATGGGTGTCAGCCGTTCTGCTGCCACGGTGCTGGCCTATGCCATGAAACAGTATGGCTGGGGTCTGGAGCAAGCCCTGATCCATGTGCAGGAGCTCCGGCCCATCGTGCGCCCCAACCCTGGCTTCCTGCGCCAGCTACAGACCTACCAGGGCATTCTGACTGCCAG CCGGCAGAGCCATGTCTGGGAGCAGAAAGTGGGTGTGGTCTCCCCAGAGGAGCCCCTGGCACCTGAAGTTTCTACACCATTGCCACCTCTTCCACCAGAACCAGGAGGCAGTGGGGAGGTGATGGTTATAGGTTCCAAGGAAAGCCAGGAAGCCCCCAAAGAAGAGCTTGGGCTGAGGCCCCGCATCAACCTCCGAGGAGTCATGCGCTCCATCAGTCTCCTAGAGCCCTCCTCGGAGCCAGAGAGAACCCCAGAGGCTGGAGACCTGCCAGAG GTTTTCTCTTCCCATGAATCTTCAGATGAAGAGCCTCTTCATCCCTTCCCTCAGATTTCAACAGCCAAAGGTGGTCACAGCCAAAGGGCCCACAGGGGGCCTTGGCCTGCCCTGAAGTCTCGCCAGTCTGTGGTTGCCCTTCATAGTGCTGCCCTGGTGGCTAGCAGGACCCGGGCCTTCCAGGAGCAGGGACAAGAGCAAGAGCAGCGGGAGGCTGGTATGCCTTCTACACCTAGGCTCCGGAAAGTGGTGAGGCAGGCCAGTGTAGACGACAGCAGAGAGGAGGGTGGGGCCTAA
- the Ssh3 gene encoding protein phosphatase Slingshot homolog 3 isoform X3 has protein sequence MALVTVSRSPPASGHSSPVGPTSFAVLRGAVLGLQDGGDGNDSAEADSEPMEEPLCEKQPTEDQTDNGQEFQSPWKQVQRQHLHLMVELLRPQDDIRLAAQLEAARPPRLRYLLVVSTGECLSQETILLGVDFPDSSSHSCTLGLVLPLWSDAQVYLDGDGGFSVTSGGQSRIFKPVSIQTMWATLQVLHQACEAALGSGLVPGGSALVWATHYMEKVNSDQGCLNEWMAMSDLESLRPPIAEPGQASEQEQMEQAILAELWQVLDTSDLESVTSKEIRQALELRLGCPLQQYRDFIDNQMLLLMAQQDRASRIFPHLYLGSEWNAANLEELQRNSPGDAALTCVKGLNSMAICPTKHTQWCRDEVSKTRGAGGHLPSRRGSCQPGHLFRVSHILNMAREIDNFFPERFTYHNVRVWDEESAQLLPHWKETHRFIERARAQGTRVLVHCKMGVSRSAATVLAYAMKQYGWGLEQALIHVQELRPIVRPNPGFLRQLQTYQGILTASRQSHVWEQKVGVVSPEEPLAPEVSTPLPPLPPEPGGSGEVMVIGSKESQEAPKEELGLRPRINLRGVMRSISLLEPSSEPERTPEAGDLPEVFSSHESSDEEPLHPFPQISTAKGGHSQRAHRGPWPALKSRQSVVALHSAALVASRTRAFQEQGQEQEQREAGMPSTPRLRKVVRQASVDDSREEGGA, from the exons ATGGCTCTGGTCACAGTGAGTCGCTCGCCGCCGGCTAGTGGCCACTCCTCGCCTGTGGGACCCACG AGTTTTGCAGTGCTCCGAGGAGCTGTCCTGGGACTTCAGGATGGAGGAGATGGTAATGATTCGGCTGAGGCAGACTCTGAGCCAATGGAGGAACCCTTGTGTGAGAAGCAGCCCACTGAGGACCAGACCGACAATGGGCAAGAATTCCAGAGTCCCTGGAAACAAGTGCAAAGGCAGCACCTGCACCTCATGGTGGAGCTGCTGAGGCCACAGGATGACATCCGCCTG GCAGCCCAGCtggaggcagcccggcctccacgACTCCGTTACCTGCTGGTAGTGTCCACTGGAGAGTgtctgagtcaggagaccatcctTCTGGGAGTGGACTTTCCTGACAGCAG TTCCCACAGCTGCACCCTGGGCCTGGTCTTGCCCCTCTGGAGTGACGCCCAGGTGTACCTGGATGGCGATGG GGGCTTCAGTGTGACATCTGGTGGTCAGAGCCGAATCTTCAAGCCAGTCTCCATCCAGACCATGTG GGCCACACTGCAGGTATTGCACCAGGCATGTGAGGCAGCTCTAGGCAGCGGCCTTGTGCCTGGTGGCAGTGCCCTTGTCTGGGCCACGCACTACATGGAGAAAGTGAACTCTGACCAGGGTTGCCTCAATGAGTGGATGGCCATGTCTGACCTGGAGTCCCTGCGACCACCTATTGCTGAGCCTGGACA GGCCTCGGAACAAGAGCAGATGGAGCAGGCGATCCTGGCTGAGCTGTGGCAGGTGTTGGACACCAGTGACCTAGAGAGTGTTACTTCCAAAGAG ATCCGCCAGGCCCTGGAGCTGCGTCTGGGATGCCCTCTTCAGCAGTACCGTGACTTTATTGACAACCAGATGTTGCTGCTTATGGCCCAGCAAGACCGAGCCTCCCGCATCTTCCCCCACCTCTACTTG GGCTCTGAGTGGAATGCTGCCAATCTGGAGGAACTTCAGAGAAACAG TCCTGGGGATGCTGCACTCACTTGTGTCAAAGGCCTCAACAGCATGGCCATTTGCCCCACTAAGCACACACAATGGTGCAGAGATGAGGTCTCTAAGACAAGGGGTGCTGGTGGGCACTTGCCAAGCAGAAGAGGTTCCTGCCAGCCTGGCCACCTCTTCAG GGTTAGCCACATCCTGAACATGGCCCGGGAGATTGACAACTTCTTCCCTGAGCGCTTCACCTATCACAACGTGCGTGTCTGGGACGAGGAATCAGCACAGCTGCTGCCCCACTGGAAGGAGACACACCGCTTCATTGAGCGTGCCAG AGCACAGGGCACTCGGGTGCTAGTCCACTGTAAGATGGGTGTCAGCCGTTCTGCTGCCACGGTGCTGGCCTATGCCATGAAACAGTATGGCTGGGGTCTGGAGCAAGCCCTGATCCATGTGCAGGAGCTCCGGCCCATCGTGCGCCCCAACCCTGGCTTCCTGCGCCAGCTACAGACCTACCAGGGCATTCTGACTGCCAG CCGGCAGAGCCATGTCTGGGAGCAGAAAGTGGGTGTGGTCTCCCCAGAGGAGCCCCTGGCACCTGAAGTTTCTACACCATTGCCACCTCTTCCACCAGAACCAGGAGGCAGTGGGGAGGTGATGGTTATAGGTTCCAAGGAAAGCCAGGAAGCCCCCAAAGAAGAGCTTGGGCTGAGGCCCCGCATCAACCTCCGAGGAGTCATGCGCTCCATCAGTCTCCTAGAGCCCTCCTCGGAGCCAGAGAGAACCCCAGAGGCTGGAGACCTGCCAGAG GTTTTCTCTTCCCATGAATCTTCAGATGAAGAGCCTCTTCATCCCTTCCCTCAGATTTCAACAGCCAAAGGTGGTCACAGCCAAAGGGCCCACAGGGGGCCTTGGCCTGCCCTGAAGTCTCGCCAGTCTGTGGTTGCCCTTCATAGTGCTGCCCTGGTGGCTAGCAGGACCCGGGCCTTCCAGGAGCAGGGACAAGAGCAAGAGCAGCGGGAGGCTGGTATGCCTTCTACACCTAGGCTCCGGAAAGTGGTGAGGCAGGCCAGTGTAGACGACAGCAGAGAGGAGGGTGGGGCCTAA
- the Ssh3 gene encoding protein phosphatase Slingshot homolog 3 isoform X1 — MALVTVSRSPPASGHSSPVGPTQDRVVRRRGWLQRRQSFAVLRGAVLGLQDGGDGNDSAEADSEPMEEPLCEKQPTEDQTDNGQEFQSPWKQVQRQHLHLMVELLRPQDDIRLAAQLEAARPPRLRYLLVVSTGECLSQETILLGVDFPDSSSHSCTLGLVLPLWSDAQVYLDGDGGFSVTSGGQSRIFKPVSIQTMWATLQVLHQACEAALGSGLVPGGSALVWATHYMEKVNSDQGCLNEWMAMSDLESLRPPIAEPGQASEQEQMEQAILAELWQVLDTSDLESVTSKEIRQALELRLGCPLQQYRDFIDNQMLLLMAQQDRASRIFPHLYLGSEWNAANLEELQRNSPGDAALTCVKGLNSMAICPTKHTQWCRDEVSKTRGAGGHLPSRRGSCQPGHLFRVSHILNMAREIDNFFPERFTYHNVRVWDEESAQLLPHWKETHRFIERARAQGTRVLVHCKMGVSRSAATVLAYAMKQYGWGLEQALIHVQELRPIVRPNPGFLRQLQTYQGILTASRQSHVWEQKVGVVSPEEPLAPEVSTPLPPLPPEPGGSGEVMVIGSKESQEAPKEELGLRPRINLRGVMRSISLLEPSSEPERTPEAGDLPEVFSSHESSDEEPLHPFPQISTAKGGHSQRAHRGPWPALKSRQSVVALHSAALVASRTRAFQEQGQEQEQREAGMPSTPRLRKVVRQASVDDSREEGGA, encoded by the exons ATGGCTCTGGTCACAGTGAGTCGCTCGCCGCCGGCTAGTGGCCACTCCTCGCCTGTGGGACCCACG CAGGACCGAGTGGTCAGGCGTAGAGGCTGGCTCCAGCGCAG GCAGAGTTTTGCAGTGCTCCGAGGAGCTGTCCTGGGACTTCAGGATGGAGGAGATGGTAATGATTCGGCTGAGGCAGACTCTGAGCCAATGGAGGAACCCTTGTGTGAGAAGCAGCCCACTGAGGACCAGACCGACAATGGGCAAGAATTCCAGAGTCCCTGGAAACAAGTGCAAAGGCAGCACCTGCACCTCATGGTGGAGCTGCTGAGGCCACAGGATGACATCCGCCTG GCAGCCCAGCtggaggcagcccggcctccacgACTCCGTTACCTGCTGGTAGTGTCCACTGGAGAGTgtctgagtcaggagaccatcctTCTGGGAGTGGACTTTCCTGACAGCAG TTCCCACAGCTGCACCCTGGGCCTGGTCTTGCCCCTCTGGAGTGACGCCCAGGTGTACCTGGATGGCGATGG GGGCTTCAGTGTGACATCTGGTGGTCAGAGCCGAATCTTCAAGCCAGTCTCCATCCAGACCATGTG GGCCACACTGCAGGTATTGCACCAGGCATGTGAGGCAGCTCTAGGCAGCGGCCTTGTGCCTGGTGGCAGTGCCCTTGTCTGGGCCACGCACTACATGGAGAAAGTGAACTCTGACCAGGGTTGCCTCAATGAGTGGATGGCCATGTCTGACCTGGAGTCCCTGCGACCACCTATTGCTGAGCCTGGACA GGCCTCGGAACAAGAGCAGATGGAGCAGGCGATCCTGGCTGAGCTGTGGCAGGTGTTGGACACCAGTGACCTAGAGAGTGTTACTTCCAAAGAG ATCCGCCAGGCCCTGGAGCTGCGTCTGGGATGCCCTCTTCAGCAGTACCGTGACTTTATTGACAACCAGATGTTGCTGCTTATGGCCCAGCAAGACCGAGCCTCCCGCATCTTCCCCCACCTCTACTTG GGCTCTGAGTGGAATGCTGCCAATCTGGAGGAACTTCAGAGAAACAG TCCTGGGGATGCTGCACTCACTTGTGTCAAAGGCCTCAACAGCATGGCCATTTGCCCCACTAAGCACACACAATGGTGCAGAGATGAGGTCTCTAAGACAAGGGGTGCTGGTGGGCACTTGCCAAGCAGAAGAGGTTCCTGCCAGCCTGGCCACCTCTTCAG GGTTAGCCACATCCTGAACATGGCCCGGGAGATTGACAACTTCTTCCCTGAGCGCTTCACCTATCACAACGTGCGTGTCTGGGACGAGGAATCAGCACAGCTGCTGCCCCACTGGAAGGAGACACACCGCTTCATTGAGCGTGCCAG AGCACAGGGCACTCGGGTGCTAGTCCACTGTAAGATGGGTGTCAGCCGTTCTGCTGCCACGGTGCTGGCCTATGCCATGAAACAGTATGGCTGGGGTCTGGAGCAAGCCCTGATCCATGTGCAGGAGCTCCGGCCCATCGTGCGCCCCAACCCTGGCTTCCTGCGCCAGCTACAGACCTACCAGGGCATTCTGACTGCCAG CCGGCAGAGCCATGTCTGGGAGCAGAAAGTGGGTGTGGTCTCCCCAGAGGAGCCCCTGGCACCTGAAGTTTCTACACCATTGCCACCTCTTCCACCAGAACCAGGAGGCAGTGGGGAGGTGATGGTTATAGGTTCCAAGGAAAGCCAGGAAGCCCCCAAAGAAGAGCTTGGGCTGAGGCCCCGCATCAACCTCCGAGGAGTCATGCGCTCCATCAGTCTCCTAGAGCCCTCCTCGGAGCCAGAGAGAACCCCAGAGGCTGGAGACCTGCCAGAG GTTTTCTCTTCCCATGAATCTTCAGATGAAGAGCCTCTTCATCCCTTCCCTCAGATTTCAACAGCCAAAGGTGGTCACAGCCAAAGGGCCCACAGGGGGCCTTGGCCTGCCCTGAAGTCTCGCCAGTCTGTGGTTGCCCTTCATAGTGCTGCCCTGGTGGCTAGCAGGACCCGGGCCTTCCAGGAGCAGGGACAAGAGCAAGAGCAGCGGGAGGCTGGTATGCCTTCTACACCTAGGCTCCGGAAAGTGGTGAGGCAGGCCAGTGTAGACGACAGCAGAGAGGAGGGTGGGGCCTAA
- the Ssh3 gene encoding protein phosphatase Slingshot homolog 3 isoform X5: MALVTVSRSPPASGHSSPVGPTDRVVRRRGWLQRRQSFAVLRGAVLGLQDGGDGNDSAEADSEPMEEPLCEKQPTEDQTDNGQEFQSPWKQVQRQHLHLMVELLRPQDDIRLAAQLEAARPPRLRYLLVVSTGECLSQETILLGVDFPDSSSHSCTLGLVLPLWSDAQVYLDGDGGFSVTSGGQSRIFKPVSIQTMWATLQVLHQACEAALGSGLVPGGSALVWATHYMEKVNSDQGCLNEWMAMSDLESLRPPIAEPGQASEQEQMEQAILAELWQVLDTSDLESVTSKEIRQALELRLGCPLQQYRDFIDNQMLLLMAQQDRASRIFPHLYLGSEWNAANLEELQRNRVSHILNMAREIDNFFPERFTYHNVRVWDEESAQLLPHWKETHRFIERARAQGTRVLVHCKMGVSRSAATVLAYAMKQYGWGLEQALIHVQELRPIVRPNPGFLRQLQTYQGILTASRQSHVWEQKVGVVSPEEPLAPEVSTPLPPLPPEPGGSGEVMVIGSKESQEAPKEELGLRPRINLRGVMRSISLLEPSSEPERTPEAGDLPEVFSSHESSDEEPLHPFPQISTAKGGHSQRAHRGPWPALKSRQSVVALHSAALVASRTRAFQEQGQEQEQREAGMPSTPRLRKVVRQASVDDSREEGGA; this comes from the exons ATGGCTCTGGTCACAGTGAGTCGCTCGCCGCCGGCTAGTGGCCACTCCTCGCCTGTGGGACCCACG GACCGAGTGGTCAGGCGTAGAGGCTGGCTCCAGCGCAG GCAGAGTTTTGCAGTGCTCCGAGGAGCTGTCCTGGGACTTCAGGATGGAGGAGATGGTAATGATTCGGCTGAGGCAGACTCTGAGCCAATGGAGGAACCCTTGTGTGAGAAGCAGCCCACTGAGGACCAGACCGACAATGGGCAAGAATTCCAGAGTCCCTGGAAACAAGTGCAAAGGCAGCACCTGCACCTCATGGTGGAGCTGCTGAGGCCACAGGATGACATCCGCCTG GCAGCCCAGCtggaggcagcccggcctccacgACTCCGTTACCTGCTGGTAGTGTCCACTGGAGAGTgtctgagtcaggagaccatcctTCTGGGAGTGGACTTTCCTGACAGCAG TTCCCACAGCTGCACCCTGGGCCTGGTCTTGCCCCTCTGGAGTGACGCCCAGGTGTACCTGGATGGCGATGG GGGCTTCAGTGTGACATCTGGTGGTCAGAGCCGAATCTTCAAGCCAGTCTCCATCCAGACCATGTG GGCCACACTGCAGGTATTGCACCAGGCATGTGAGGCAGCTCTAGGCAGCGGCCTTGTGCCTGGTGGCAGTGCCCTTGTCTGGGCCACGCACTACATGGAGAAAGTGAACTCTGACCAGGGTTGCCTCAATGAGTGGATGGCCATGTCTGACCTGGAGTCCCTGCGACCACCTATTGCTGAGCCTGGACA GGCCTCGGAACAAGAGCAGATGGAGCAGGCGATCCTGGCTGAGCTGTGGCAGGTGTTGGACACCAGTGACCTAGAGAGTGTTACTTCCAAAGAG ATCCGCCAGGCCCTGGAGCTGCGTCTGGGATGCCCTCTTCAGCAGTACCGTGACTTTATTGACAACCAGATGTTGCTGCTTATGGCCCAGCAAGACCGAGCCTCCCGCATCTTCCCCCACCTCTACTTG GGCTCTGAGTGGAATGCTGCCAATCTGGAGGAACTTCAGAGAAACAG GGTTAGCCACATCCTGAACATGGCCCGGGAGATTGACAACTTCTTCCCTGAGCGCTTCACCTATCACAACGTGCGTGTCTGGGACGAGGAATCAGCACAGCTGCTGCCCCACTGGAAGGAGACACACCGCTTCATTGAGCGTGCCAG AGCACAGGGCACTCGGGTGCTAGTCCACTGTAAGATGGGTGTCAGCCGTTCTGCTGCCACGGTGCTGGCCTATGCCATGAAACAGTATGGCTGGGGTCTGGAGCAAGCCCTGATCCATGTGCAGGAGCTCCGGCCCATCGTGCGCCCCAACCCTGGCTTCCTGCGCCAGCTACAGACCTACCAGGGCATTCTGACTGCCAG CCGGCAGAGCCATGTCTGGGAGCAGAAAGTGGGTGTGGTCTCCCCAGAGGAGCCCCTGGCACCTGAAGTTTCTACACCATTGCCACCTCTTCCACCAGAACCAGGAGGCAGTGGGGAGGTGATGGTTATAGGTTCCAAGGAAAGCCAGGAAGCCCCCAAAGAAGAGCTTGGGCTGAGGCCCCGCATCAACCTCCGAGGAGTCATGCGCTCCATCAGTCTCCTAGAGCCCTCCTCGGAGCCAGAGAGAACCCCAGAGGCTGGAGACCTGCCAGAG GTTTTCTCTTCCCATGAATCTTCAGATGAAGAGCCTCTTCATCCCTTCCCTCAGATTTCAACAGCCAAAGGTGGTCACAGCCAAAGGGCCCACAGGGGGCCTTGGCCTGCCCTGAAGTCTCGCCAGTCTGTGGTTGCCCTTCATAGTGCTGCCCTGGTGGCTAGCAGGACCCGGGCCTTCCAGGAGCAGGGACAAGAGCAAGAGCAGCGGGAGGCTGGTATGCCTTCTACACCTAGGCTCCGGAAAGTGGTGAGGCAGGCCAGTGTAGACGACAGCAGAGAGGAGGGTGGGGCCTAA
- the Ssh3 gene encoding protein phosphatase Slingshot homolog 3 isoform X4, translating into MALVTVSRSPPASGHSSPVGPTQDRVVRRRGWLQRRQSFAVLRGAVLGLQDGGDGNDSAEADSEPMEEPLCEKQPTEDQTDNGQEFQSPWKQVQRQHLHLMVELLRPQDDIRLAAQLEAARPPRLRYLLVVSTGECLSQETILLGVDFPDSSSHSCTLGLVLPLWSDAQVYLDGDGGFSVTSGGQSRIFKPVSIQTMWATLQVLHQACEAALGSGLVPGGSALVWATHYMEKVNSDQGCLNEWMAMSDLESLRPPIAEPGQASEQEQMEQAILAELWQVLDTSDLESVTSKEIRQALELRLGCPLQQYRDFIDNQMLLLMAQQDRASRIFPHLYLGSEWNAANLEELQRNRVSHILNMAREIDNFFPERFTYHNVRVWDEESAQLLPHWKETHRFIERARAQGTRVLVHCKMGVSRSAATVLAYAMKQYGWGLEQALIHVQELRPIVRPNPGFLRQLQTYQGILTASRQSHVWEQKVGVVSPEEPLAPEVSTPLPPLPPEPGGSGEVMVIGSKESQEAPKEELGLRPRINLRGVMRSISLLEPSSEPERTPEAGDLPEVFSSHESSDEEPLHPFPQISTAKGGHSQRAHRGPWPALKSRQSVVALHSAALVASRTRAFQEQGQEQEQREAGMPSTPRLRKVVRQASVDDSREEGGA; encoded by the exons ATGGCTCTGGTCACAGTGAGTCGCTCGCCGCCGGCTAGTGGCCACTCCTCGCCTGTGGGACCCACG CAGGACCGAGTGGTCAGGCGTAGAGGCTGGCTCCAGCGCAG GCAGAGTTTTGCAGTGCTCCGAGGAGCTGTCCTGGGACTTCAGGATGGAGGAGATGGTAATGATTCGGCTGAGGCAGACTCTGAGCCAATGGAGGAACCCTTGTGTGAGAAGCAGCCCACTGAGGACCAGACCGACAATGGGCAAGAATTCCAGAGTCCCTGGAAACAAGTGCAAAGGCAGCACCTGCACCTCATGGTGGAGCTGCTGAGGCCACAGGATGACATCCGCCTG GCAGCCCAGCtggaggcagcccggcctccacgACTCCGTTACCTGCTGGTAGTGTCCACTGGAGAGTgtctgagtcaggagaccatcctTCTGGGAGTGGACTTTCCTGACAGCAG TTCCCACAGCTGCACCCTGGGCCTGGTCTTGCCCCTCTGGAGTGACGCCCAGGTGTACCTGGATGGCGATGG GGGCTTCAGTGTGACATCTGGTGGTCAGAGCCGAATCTTCAAGCCAGTCTCCATCCAGACCATGTG GGCCACACTGCAGGTATTGCACCAGGCATGTGAGGCAGCTCTAGGCAGCGGCCTTGTGCCTGGTGGCAGTGCCCTTGTCTGGGCCACGCACTACATGGAGAAAGTGAACTCTGACCAGGGTTGCCTCAATGAGTGGATGGCCATGTCTGACCTGGAGTCCCTGCGACCACCTATTGCTGAGCCTGGACA GGCCTCGGAACAAGAGCAGATGGAGCAGGCGATCCTGGCTGAGCTGTGGCAGGTGTTGGACACCAGTGACCTAGAGAGTGTTACTTCCAAAGAG ATCCGCCAGGCCCTGGAGCTGCGTCTGGGATGCCCTCTTCAGCAGTACCGTGACTTTATTGACAACCAGATGTTGCTGCTTATGGCCCAGCAAGACCGAGCCTCCCGCATCTTCCCCCACCTCTACTTG GGCTCTGAGTGGAATGCTGCCAATCTGGAGGAACTTCAGAGAAACAG GGTTAGCCACATCCTGAACATGGCCCGGGAGATTGACAACTTCTTCCCTGAGCGCTTCACCTATCACAACGTGCGTGTCTGGGACGAGGAATCAGCACAGCTGCTGCCCCACTGGAAGGAGACACACCGCTTCATTGAGCGTGCCAG AGCACAGGGCACTCGGGTGCTAGTCCACTGTAAGATGGGTGTCAGCCGTTCTGCTGCCACGGTGCTGGCCTATGCCATGAAACAGTATGGCTGGGGTCTGGAGCAAGCCCTGATCCATGTGCAGGAGCTCCGGCCCATCGTGCGCCCCAACCCTGGCTTCCTGCGCCAGCTACAGACCTACCAGGGCATTCTGACTGCCAG CCGGCAGAGCCATGTCTGGGAGCAGAAAGTGGGTGTGGTCTCCCCAGAGGAGCCCCTGGCACCTGAAGTTTCTACACCATTGCCACCTCTTCCACCAGAACCAGGAGGCAGTGGGGAGGTGATGGTTATAGGTTCCAAGGAAAGCCAGGAAGCCCCCAAAGAAGAGCTTGGGCTGAGGCCCCGCATCAACCTCCGAGGAGTCATGCGCTCCATCAGTCTCCTAGAGCCCTCCTCGGAGCCAGAGAGAACCCCAGAGGCTGGAGACCTGCCAGAG GTTTTCTCTTCCCATGAATCTTCAGATGAAGAGCCTCTTCATCCCTTCCCTCAGATTTCAACAGCCAAAGGTGGTCACAGCCAAAGGGCCCACAGGGGGCCTTGGCCTGCCCTGAAGTCTCGCCAGTCTGTGGTTGCCCTTCATAGTGCTGCCCTGGTGGCTAGCAGGACCCGGGCCTTCCAGGAGCAGGGACAAGAGCAAGAGCAGCGGGAGGCTGGTATGCCTTCTACACCTAGGCTCCGGAAAGTGGTGAGGCAGGCCAGTGTAGACGACAGCAGAGAGGAGGGTGGGGCCTAA